Proteins encoded in a region of the Anopheles aquasalis chromosome 2, idAnoAquaMG_Q_19, whole genome shotgun sequence genome:
- the LOC126571211 gene encoding RCC1 and BTB domain-containing protein 1: MADRLWIIGLNPFDLRGNSLLHEIDLHNLIKQSDRKSPPLLIRIGQLHAFLAQGKTLYVFCILTEERKTVEFADSIVALEVCNKYCLILLETGRIIKYDSNEDRSVTLDFLGVEDKGQPDEELDEVVTHLSCGEHVAVACSTKNTVYNIPNKTVILPKHVRVSKIVSGFEHSLLLTRNGDVYSWGAGLRGQLGNGEISTSQDQPQLIDALAGVKIVDIAAAGWHSSAVSSFGDLYTWGWNNQGQLGLVEAKFQGRVVSQPQLITFADDQDISVTRVHCGIGHTVIEVKEAGETEESILIAGCDLRERFKYDRATVAPSFEGFRKLLPPISPTECERPLEIGTGPYQVYFLQRSEGVQ; the protein is encoded by the exons ATGGCTGATCGATTATGGATCATTGGATTGAATCCTTTTGATCTGCGAGGAAACTCTTTGTTGCATG AGATCGACCTTCATAATTTGATAAAGCAATCGGATAGAAAATCGCCACCGCTGCTCATTCGTATTGGCCAACTTCATGCATTTCTAGCTCAAGGCAAAACTCTTTACGTATTCTGCATATTAACCGAGGAACGGAAAACAGTGGAATTTGCGGATAGTATAGTTGCTTTAGAAGTCTGCAACAAGTATTGCCTGATCTTACTTGAAACCGGGCGTATCATAAAGTACGATTCCAATGAGGATCGATCGGTAACACTTGATTTTCTGGGAGTTGAAGATAAAGGACAGCCCGATGAAGAACTCGACGAGGTCGTTACACATTTGAGTTGCGGAGAACATGTCGCCGTAGCGTGTTCCACGAAGAACACCGTCTATAATATTCCCAACAAGACCGTTATCCTTCCGAAACACGTGCGCGTTTCGAAAATAGTATCAGGATTCGAACACAGCCTACTGCTCACAAGGAATGGAGACGTTTACAGCTGGGGTGCTGGATT ACGCGGTCAGCTAGGAAATGGGGAAATTTCCACCTCCCAGGACCAACCACAACTCATCGATGCACTAGCCGGTGTGAAGATCGTGGACATCGCTGCGGCCGGTTGGCATTCATCTGCCGTTTCATCGTTTGGAGATCTGTATACGTGGGGCTGGAACAATCAGGGTCAGTTGGGGTTAGTAGAAGCAAAGTTCCAGGGTAGAGTGGTTTCGCAACCCCAACTCATAACCTTTGCCGATGACCAGGACATCTCAGTGACGAGAGTTCATTGTGGAATTGGACATACAGTAATAGAAGTGAAAGAGGCGGGTGAGACTGAAGAGAGTATATTAATAGCAGGGTGTGATTTACGAGAACGATTCAAATACGATCGTGCGACTGTTGCTCCTTCATTCGAAGGTTTCCGTAAACTGCTTCCACCAATCTCGCCAACAGAATGTGAAAGACCATTGGAAATCGGTACAGGACCGTATCAGGTGTACTTCCTGCAACGAAGTGAGGGTGTACAATAA
- the LOC126571212 gene encoding ADP-ribosylation factor-like protein 3: MCFFGLLSLLRKLRSAPEKELRILLLGLDNAGKTTLLKQLASEEVTQVTPTAGFNIKSVVSEGFKLNVWDIGGQSKIRPYWKNYFENTDVLIYVIDSSDRKRLEETGDELTELLLDDKLKAVPLLVFANKQDIVGALKASEIAECLKLVTLQDRTWQIQGCSAIQGTGVKDGMDWVCKCIKK, translated from the exons atgtgttttttt GGACTGTTATCACTTTTACGAAAACTACGATCCGCACCGGAGAAGGAACTGCGAATACTGCTGCTCGGACTGGATAATGCCGGCAAGACCACGCTACTCAAGCAGCTTGCCTCAGAGGAAGTGACGCAAGTTACCCCGACTGCCGGTTTCAACATAAAGTCCGTGGTATCGGAAGGCTTCAAGCTGAACGTGTGGGACATTGGTGGACAGAGCAAAATACGACCGTACTGGAAAAACTATTTCGAAAACACCGACGTGCTGATCTACGTGATTGATTCAAGCGATCGGAAACGATTGGAGGAAACGGGCGACGAACTGACCGAGCTACTGCTGGACGATAAACTGAAAGCCGTCCCATTGCTCGTGTTCGCCAACAAGCAGGACATTGTCGGGGCACTGAAAGCGTCCGAAATTGCCGAGTGTCTTAAATTGGTCACGCTACAGGACCGCACCTGGCAGATACAAGGATGCAGTGCCATACAGGGTACTGGCGTTAAG GACGGAATGGACTGGGTATGCAAAtgtattaaaaaataa